In Kushneria marisflavi, the following are encoded in one genomic region:
- the phrB gene encoding deoxyribodipyrimidine photo-lyase, which produces MGSKRQLVWFRTDLRCEDNTALHHAAQCGPVIGVVCWTPQQWREHGHGDNKLDFWRRGIEALSNHLDRLNIPLRIIDAEHFGALPDRLLELAETLECEAIHFNDEYGLNERCRDRQVSEGFHQRELAVHRYTDQIAFTPGELLTGDGRYYSVFTPFYKSWLKNIGANQLQQFDAPEAQAALSDVVSDELPELKASHAVINSDDWPAGEEAAQDRLARFLQKRAHQYDSGRDFPAMKATSGLSAWLALGMMSWRQCINAAAARNGGHLGDGDSNLKSWISEIIWREFYQHVLVGFPRVNRHQPFQEHTKALAWRDSDEDFQRWCEGNTGYPLVDAAMRQLTTTGWMHNRLRMVTAMFLSKHLLIDWRRGEAFFLQHLVDGELGANNGGWQWAASTGTDAAPYFRIFNPTTQSRRFDPEGMFIAEFVPELANVEAKKRHAPDAATCKHIGYPLPMVDHRAARQRALDAFKALS; this is translated from the coding sequence ATGGGTAGCAAGCGACAGCTGGTCTGGTTCAGGACCGATTTAAGGTGTGAAGATAACACGGCCCTTCATCATGCAGCGCAATGCGGCCCCGTCATCGGTGTGGTCTGCTGGACCCCGCAACAATGGCGGGAGCATGGGCATGGCGATAACAAGCTCGACTTCTGGCGCCGCGGTATAGAGGCGCTGTCGAATCATCTTGACCGTCTCAATATTCCTCTCAGGATCATTGACGCCGAACATTTCGGAGCATTGCCTGACCGGCTTCTTGAGCTTGCAGAGACGCTCGAATGCGAGGCCATACACTTCAACGATGAGTATGGGCTTAATGAGCGATGTCGTGACCGACAGGTCAGCGAAGGCTTTCATCAGCGCGAACTGGCCGTGCACCGCTATACCGATCAGATTGCCTTCACACCCGGCGAACTTCTGACCGGAGACGGCCGCTATTACAGCGTCTTTACACCTTTCTATAAAAGCTGGCTCAAAAATATTGGCGCCAACCAGCTGCAGCAGTTTGATGCTCCAGAAGCACAGGCTGCCTTGAGCGATGTTGTTAGCGATGAGCTTCCCGAACTCAAGGCCAGTCATGCGGTGATCAATAGTGACGACTGGCCTGCCGGTGAAGAGGCAGCGCAGGATCGTCTGGCCCGCTTCCTGCAAAAAAGAGCGCATCAATACGACAGCGGACGCGACTTTCCTGCCATGAAGGCGACCAGCGGGCTCTCGGCCTGGCTGGCGCTGGGCATGATGTCATGGCGTCAGTGCATCAACGCCGCTGCAGCCAGAAATGGCGGACATCTTGGTGACGGAGACAGCAATCTAAAAAGCTGGATCAGCGAGATCATCTGGCGCGAATTCTATCAGCACGTTCTGGTCGGTTTTCCCCGCGTCAACCGCCATCAGCCCTTTCAGGAGCATACGAAGGCACTGGCCTGGCGAGACAGCGACGAGGACTTTCAACGCTGGTGCGAGGGCAATACCGGCTATCCGCTGGTCGATGCGGCCATGCGCCAGCTGACTACGACCGGATGGATGCATAACCGCTTAAGAATGGTCACCGCCATGTTTCTCAGCAAGCATCTGCTGATAGACTGGCGGCGCGGCGAGGCCTTTTTTTTGCAGCATCTGGTTGACGGTGAACTGGGTGCCAATAACGGAGGATGGCAGTGGGCAGCCTCCACGGGAACGGATGCGGCGCCCTATTTCCGCATCTTCAACCCGACCACCCAGTCCAGACGTTTTGACCCGGAAGGCATGTTTATTGCAGAGTTTGTGCCCGAACTGGCAAACGTTGAGGCTAAAAAGCGTCATGCGCCCGATGCCGCCACCTGCAAACACATCGGTTATCCGTTGCCCATGGTGGATCATCGCGCTGCGCGTCAACGAGCGCTGGACGCCTTCAAGGCATTAAGTTAA
- a CDS encoding DNA topoisomerase IB, with protein sequence MTKEATIVTRHRSGKGFTYRDAAGKTLKDQQWREWIKGLAVPPAWRDVTITLDPEARIHATGRDSAGRKQYVYNSQWREQREKMKFDRIVDFAQRLSTMRRITGQHMARDGMPREKVLACMVRLLDTAYFRPGNDSYSEQNDSYGLTTMRSRHLTINGDELIFDYQGKSGQQQHKVVEDEKLAQIVGELDDIPGYEIFKYFDDDGRKVRVDSQDLNDYIHEVMGERFSAKDFRTWAGTSIAALALDELGIGDDDDASQSYIREAVERVAARLGNTPSIARASYIDPRVIENYLDGRLLRHFLEQIEDALDQDDLTGPEERAILKLLQARLKRKR encoded by the coding sequence ATGACAAAAGAAGCCACCATCGTAACGCGCCATCGCAGCGGCAAGGGGTTTACATATCGCGACGCTGCGGGGAAAACTCTGAAGGACCAGCAATGGCGGGAATGGATCAAGGGCCTTGCCGTTCCGCCAGCATGGCGCGACGTGACCATCACGCTCGATCCCGAGGCGCGCATTCATGCCACGGGAAGAGACAGTGCCGGGCGCAAGCAGTATGTCTACAACAGCCAGTGGCGTGAGCAGCGGGAGAAGATGAAATTCGATCGCATCGTCGATTTTGCCCAGCGGCTATCGACCATGCGACGCATTACCGGTCAGCACATGGCCCGCGATGGCATGCCACGAGAGAAGGTACTGGCCTGCATGGTCAGACTGCTGGATACGGCCTATTTTCGCCCCGGTAACGACAGCTATAGCGAGCAGAACGATTCCTATGGGCTGACCACCATGCGCTCACGCCATCTGACCATCAACGGCGACGAGCTGATTTTCGACTACCAGGGCAAAAGTGGCCAGCAGCAGCACAAGGTGGTTGAAGATGAAAAACTGGCGCAGATTGTTGGGGAGCTTGACGACATCCCGGGCTATGAAATCTTCAAGTACTTTGATGATGATGGACGCAAGGTACGTGTCGATAGCCAGGACCTTAACGACTATATCCATGAGGTCATGGGGGAGCGCTTTAGTGCCAAGGACTTTCGGACCTGGGCCGGCACCTCCATTGCAGCGCTCGCCCTCGATGAACTGGGCATCGGCGATGATGACGATGCCAGCCAGTCGTATATTCGTGAAGCGGTAGAGCGCGTCGCTGCTCGACTGGGTAATACGCCCAGCATTGCACGAGCAAGCTATATCGACCCGCGCGTCATCGAAAACTATCTTGACGGTCGCTTGCTAAGACATTTTCTGGAGCAGATCGAGGATGCCCTTGATCAGGATGATCTGACAGGCCCTGAAGAGCGGGCCATCCTGAAGCTTCTTCAGGCCCGTCTGAAAAGAAAACGCTGA
- the ssb gene encoding single-stranded DNA-binding protein: MARGVNKVILIGNLGQDPEVRFLPSGSPVCNLRLATTDTWTDRQSGQRQERTEWHSVVMFNKLAEIAQQYVKKGSRLYIEGRLQTRKWQGQDGQDRYSTEIVANDMQMLDSRSGAQGGDFGGQGGGGYGQQGGYDQQGGGARQNSPAGGQNQGGYGQGQNNYGQGPQQGSQGNQQGGGPGNQQGQGSGAPNPGSFDDFDDEIPF, encoded by the coding sequence ATGGCCCGTGGGGTGAACAAGGTCATACTGATCGGTAATCTGGGTCAGGACCCGGAAGTACGTTTTCTGCCCTCCGGCAGTCCTGTCTGCAATCTGCGTCTGGCAACCACCGATACCTGGACCGATCGCCAGAGCGGTCAGCGTCAGGAGCGCACCGAGTGGCACAGCGTTGTGATGTTCAACAAGCTGGCCGAAATTGCGCAGCAGTATGTCAAAAAGGGGTCGCGGCTTTACATCGAAGGGCGTCTTCAGACCCGCAAGTGGCAGGGCCAGGATGGTCAGGATCGTTATTCAACCGAGATCGTGGCCAACGACATGCAGATGCTGGATAGCCGCAGCGGTGCTCAGGGCGGTGACTTCGGTGGTCAGGGTGGCGGTGGCTATGGCCAGCAGGGCGGTTACGACCAGCAGGGCGGCGGCGCCCGCCAGAACAGCCCCGCGGGTGGTCAGAATCAGGGTGGCTACGGGCAGGGCCAGAACAACTATGGTCAAGGTCCTCAGCAGGGCAGTCAGGGTAACCAGCAGGGTGGTGGCCCGGGCAACCAGCAGGGTCAGGGTAGTGGCGCCCCCAACCCTGGCAGCTTCGATGATTTCGACGACGAAATTCCGTTCTAG
- the fabB gene encoding beta-ketoacyl-ACP synthase I — protein MRRVVVTGLGIVSCLGNDQHQVLQSLKEGRSGIRFRDEYVERGMRSHVAGVVDIDLDALVDRKQRRFMGDAAAYAYVSMQQAIEDSGLSPDQVSNVRTGLIAGSGGASSANQVEAADILRDKGLRRVGPYRVTRTMGSTVSACLATPFAIKGINYSISSACATSAHCIGSAVEQIQLGKQDVVFAGGGEEEHWTLSCLFDAMGALSTSYNDCPEKASRAYDTARDGFVIAGGGAMLVLEELEHARARGAKIYAEVVGYGANSDGHDMVAPSGEGGARCMQQAMSTVKGDIDYINTHGTSTPVGDMCEIKALRDVFGDRVPALSSTKSLTGHSLGATGAQEAIYSLLMMQHDFICASANIDEIDPEASDLDIVTKRRDGVRLERVLSNSFGFGGTNACLIFQRMADQPS, from the coding sequence ATGCGACGAGTGGTAGTCACTGGCCTGGGCATTGTCTCCTGCCTGGGCAACGATCAGCATCAGGTCCTTCAGTCCCTGAAGGAAGGCCGTTCGGGTATTCGCTTTCGCGATGAGTATGTCGAACGCGGAATGCGAAGCCATGTTGCAGGCGTTGTGGACATCGACCTGGACGCTCTGGTCGACCGCAAACAGCGCCGTTTCATGGGAGATGCGGCCGCCTACGCCTATGTTTCCATGCAGCAGGCCATAGAGGACTCCGGTCTTTCGCCTGATCAGGTGTCCAACGTGCGCACCGGTCTGATTGCAGGCTCGGGCGGCGCGTCATCTGCCAACCAGGTAGAAGCCGCTGATATTCTGCGCGACAAGGGGCTACGCCGAGTTGGCCCCTATCGCGTGACCCGAACCATGGGTAGCACCGTATCTGCCTGTCTGGCCACACCCTTCGCAATCAAGGGGATCAATTACTCCATCTCCTCGGCCTGTGCGACCTCGGCTCACTGTATCGGCAGCGCTGTCGAGCAGATTCAGCTGGGCAAGCAGGATGTCGTCTTTGCCGGCGGCGGTGAAGAAGAGCACTGGACCCTGTCGTGTCTGTTTGATGCCATGGGCGCACTGTCCACCAGCTACAACGACTGCCCCGAGAAGGCATCTCGCGCCTATGACACGGCACGCGACGGCTTTGTCATCGCAGGCGGTGGTGCCATGCTGGTGCTCGAAGAGCTTGAGCATGCCAGGGCACGTGGCGCCAAAATCTACGCCGAGGTGGTGGGCTACGGTGCCAACTCCGATGGCCATGACATGGTGGCCCCTTCTGGTGAAGGTGGCGCTCGCTGCATGCAGCAGGCAATGTCGACCGTCAAGGGCGACATCGACTACATCAATACGCATGGCACTTCGACACCGGTTGGCGATATGTGCGAGATCAAGGCCCTGCGTGATGTCTTCGGTGACAGGGTTCCGGCACTTTCCTCGACCAAGTCGTTGACCGGACATTCTCTGGGTGCCACCGGCGCACAGGAAGCGATTTACTCGCTTCTCATGATGCAACACGATTTCATCTGCGCATCCGCCAATATTGATGAAATCGACCCGGAAGCCAGCGATCTGGATATCGTGACAAAGCGTCGCGACGGTGTACGCCTCGAGCGTGTCCTGTCCAACAGCTTTGGGTTTGGCGGCACCAATGCCTGCCTGATCTTTCAGCGCATGGCCGACCAGCCGTCCTGA
- a CDS encoding lysophospholipid acyltransferase family protein: MKALRSLLFYTGYLMAIIVSAVTLVPLAFFLPLNGRFRVLNLYNHFIVFWFGLCCGVRYRVEGREHIPDGACVLLSNHQSEWETLFLQTIKSPMCTVLKQELLKIPVFGWALRMLRPIPLDRSKPSRALRLVLTEGAARLASGLSVLLFPEGTRVPPGERRRFNKSGIHMACRAGVPILPVAHNAGEHWPGKGFIKTPGQINVVIGQPIVTRDRKPDEVTREVEQWIEQELARISKVSRPALEEASASAL; encoded by the coding sequence GTGAAGGCGCTACGCAGTCTATTGTTTTATACCGGCTATCTAATGGCCATTATTGTCAGTGCCGTCACTCTCGTGCCGCTGGCCTTTTTTCTGCCGCTCAACGGACGCTTTAGGGTCCTGAACCTTTACAACCACTTCATCGTGTTCTGGTTCGGCCTCTGCTGCGGCGTACGTTATCGTGTGGAAGGTCGTGAGCATATCCCTGATGGGGCCTGCGTGCTGCTGTCCAACCACCAAAGCGAGTGGGAAACCCTGTTTCTTCAGACCATCAAATCGCCCATGTGTACGGTGCTCAAGCAGGAGTTGCTGAAGATTCCGGTTTTTGGCTGGGCGCTGAGAATGCTCAGACCGATTCCGCTGGACCGATCAAAACCCTCGAGGGCACTCAGGCTGGTGTTGACTGAAGGTGCGGCCCGTCTGGCTTCCGGGCTTTCCGTCCTGCTGTTTCCTGAAGGTACCCGCGTGCCGCCCGGTGAGCGTCGCCGCTTCAACAAGAGTGGTATACACATGGCCTGCAGGGCCGGGGTGCCGATACTGCCGGTCGCCCACAATGCCGGTGAGCACTGGCCTGGCAAGGGGTTTATCAAAACGCCCGGGCAAATCAATGTCGTCATTGGGCAGCCCATTGTCACTCGGGATCGCAAGCCGGATGAGGTGACGCGGGAAGTCGAGCAGTGGATCGAGCAGGAGCTGGCACGTATTTCGAAGGTGTCCAGGCCGGCACTGGAAGAAGCTTCTGCCAGCGCACTATAG
- a CDS encoding MerR family transcriptional regulator codes for MTEKVASAVGGPLYPIREVSRLTGVNSVTLRAWERRYGLIQPRRTPKGHRLYAREDIERVERILQWLNRGVPVSQVGELLDQASTETSAQEDGGQAPTSDEFAPDHDWQGQRQEVIDAVSEFDTNRLENLFTRSMGLYPVNTAIARLWQPVVEHLEKTWAEHSTPMAQRCFLESFLRTRLGLRLYHGNHENTEPRILMSYLPGGCSALWQLLFAFTASSAGFYITLFDGSVPLSELIEAARCKNARTIVLSGAMEADINGLRQQLSEASYQGILPIRVAGSITRQLRDTDEDNLSALASDPARAIAQLRLATARHG; via the coding sequence ATGACTGAGAAAGTGGCAAGTGCTGTCGGCGGACCGCTCTATCCCATCAGGGAAGTTTCGCGTCTGACCGGCGTCAATTCGGTAACGCTGCGTGCGTGGGAGCGCCGTTACGGGCTGATTCAGCCAAGACGTACCCCAAAGGGACATCGTCTTTATGCTCGCGAAGACATCGAGCGGGTTGAACGTATCCTGCAATGGCTCAACCGGGGGGTTCCGGTCAGCCAGGTGGGGGAACTGCTCGATCAGGCTTCGACCGAGACTTCAGCTCAGGAAGATGGCGGTCAGGCACCGACTTCCGATGAATTCGCGCCGGATCATGACTGGCAGGGTCAGCGTCAAGAGGTTATCGATGCCGTGTCCGAATTCGATACCAACAGGCTCGAAAATCTGTTTACTCGAAGCATGGGGCTGTATCCGGTCAACACGGCCATTGCCCGCCTATGGCAACCAGTTGTCGAGCATCTTGAAAAGACCTGGGCGGAGCATTCTACCCCCATGGCCCAGCGCTGCTTTCTGGAATCCTTTCTGAGAACCCGCCTCGGCCTGCGGCTGTACCATGGTAACCATGAAAATACCGAGCCGCGCATCCTGATGAGCTATCTGCCCGGGGGCTGTAGTGCACTCTGGCAATTGCTGTTCGCCTTTACGGCCAGCAGCGCCGGCTTCTACATTACGCTGTTTGATGGATCGGTGCCTCTCAGCGAGCTGATTGAGGCCGCCCGGTGCAAAAACGCCAGAACCATCGTTCTCTCCGGTGCCATGGAAGCCGATATTAACGGACTGCGCCAGCAGCTTTCAGAAGCGTCCTATCAGGGGATTTTGCCCATCCGCGTGGCAGGTTCCATTACGCGACAGCTGCGTGACACGGATGAGGATAACCTGAGTGCATTGGCCAGCGACCCCGCGCGAGCCATCGCGCAATTGAGACTGGCCACTGCCCGTCATGGCTGA
- a CDS encoding sirohydrochlorin chelatase, with protein sequence MTTALIVLAHGSTDSRWQAPFETLEQRLKARMTTPVRLAYMELCDPLLENVVAELHADGFNDIDILPLFFAAGRHLREDVPGQLDALRQTHPELSLTLLDPVGQHPSFADVVVSIVAENQRDSTCTE encoded by the coding sequence ATGACAACTGCACTGATCGTACTGGCCCACGGCTCCACGGACAGCCGCTGGCAGGCACCGTTTGAAACGCTGGAACAACGTCTCAAGGCGCGCATGACCACACCGGTACGACTGGCCTATATGGAGCTTTGTGACCCACTGCTCGAAAACGTGGTCGCCGAACTGCATGCCGATGGGTTCAATGACATCGATATCCTGCCGCTTTTTTTTGCGGCGGGTCGCCATCTGCGTGAAGACGTGCCGGGACAGCTGGATGCCCTGCGTCAAACGCATCCCGAGCTTTCCTTGACCCTGCTCGACCCGGTAGGACAGCACCCATCATTTGCTGATGTCGTGGTCTCGATCGTGGCCGAAAACCAGCGTGACAGCACTTGTACAGAATAA
- the fabA gene encoding 3-hydroxyacyl-[acyl-carrier-protein] dehydratase FabA → MTTQHSFNRDQLLACSQGELFGPGNAQLPAPNMLMLDRITNIQEAGGKYGKGELIAELDINPDLWFFQCHFPGDPVMPGCLGLDAMWQLLGFHLGWLGNPGRGRALGCGEVKFSGQILPDAEKVTYHIHIKRVITRRLILGIADGVLSVDGRDIYEANDLRVGLFTSTANF, encoded by the coding sequence GTGACCACGCAACACTCCTTTAACCGTGATCAGCTGCTCGCGTGCAGTCAGGGCGAACTTTTCGGCCCTGGGAATGCACAGCTGCCAGCACCGAACATGCTGATGCTGGATCGCATCACCAACATTCAGGAAGCGGGTGGCAAATACGGCAAGGGCGAGCTGATCGCTGAGCTGGATATTAACCCTGACCTCTGGTTTTTCCAGTGCCACTTCCCGGGCGACCCCGTCATGCCGGGCTGCCTGGGCCTTGATGCCATGTGGCAGCTGCTGGGTTTCCACCTGGGCTGGCTGGGCAACCCCGGCCGCGGCCGCGCGCTGGGATGTGGTGAGGTCAAGTTCTCCGGACAGATCCTTCCGGATGCCGAGAAGGTCACTTATCATATTCATATCAAGCGGGTGATCACGCGCCGCCTGATCCTTGGCATCGCCGATGGCGTTCTGTCCGTGGATGGCCGCGATATCTACGAAGCCAACGACCTGCGCGTTGGCCTGTTCACCTCCACTGCGAATTTCTGA
- a CDS encoding sugar nucleotide-binding protein, translating to MKLLLLDADHCLGRALINESDSRSDVELIIERSRQCPLPQLKAWAPDAVIFPPLLCPAGVDYAEIIEHVEQVEAVMTACREHGVPLVWFVSDQIFDAGSDMPIEESVLPSPRDEGLQRLLETGNRIRSGLAEHFIVRTGPLMALEGRNAWLARMLDELVDGKCQRAAEDEIVCPTPAQAVARAVIGMLSQQFSGANAWGAYHLAGVEPVSLYTFHGVVRHQLEIQLARRNIDLTLGEITPLHHHHDQPLRRVLNCRQMLETFGVHQKPWRLALDAMLEQWCQARFDEEKGP from the coding sequence ATGAAACTATTACTGCTTGATGCCGATCACTGCCTTGGTCGGGCGCTCATCAATGAAAGCGACTCGCGAAGCGATGTCGAGCTGATCATCGAGCGTTCCCGTCAATGCCCGCTGCCGCAGTTGAAGGCATGGGCGCCGGACGCTGTCATTTTTCCACCATTATTGTGTCCGGCCGGTGTCGACTACGCCGAGATAATCGAGCATGTCGAACAGGTAGAAGCTGTCATGACGGCCTGTCGCGAACATGGCGTGCCGCTGGTCTGGTTCGTCAGCGATCAGATCTTTGATGCCGGGTCGGACATGCCCATCGAAGAAAGCGTACTGCCCTCGCCCCGGGATGAGGGGCTGCAGCGTCTGCTGGAGACGGGCAACCGGATTCGTTCAGGGCTGGCCGAGCACTTTATCGTACGGACCGGGCCGCTGATGGCGCTGGAAGGTCGCAATGCCTGGCTGGCGCGCATGCTGGATGAGCTGGTGGACGGCAAGTGCCAGCGTGCTGCAGAAGATGAAATTGTCTGTCCAACGCCCGCTCAGGCCGTGGCCCGTGCCGTGATCGGTATGCTGTCGCAGCAGTTTTCGGGTGCCAACGCCTGGGGGGCCTATCATCTCGCCGGCGTGGAACCGGTCAGTCTTTATACCTTTCATGGCGTTGTGCGCCATCAGCTGGAGATTCAGCTCGCCAGAAGAAACATTGATCTGACCCTTGGCGAGATCACGCCGCTGCACCACCATCATGATCAGCCGCTAAGACGCGTCCTCAACTGTCGTCAGATGCTTGAGACCTTTGGCGTTCATCAAAAGCCCTGGCGGCTGGCGCTGGATGCCATGCTTGAGCAGTGGTGTCAGGCACGCTTTGACGAGGAGAAGGGGCCGTGA